A genomic region of Anopheles coustani chromosome 3, idAnoCousDA_361_x.2, whole genome shotgun sequence contains the following coding sequences:
- the LOC131259344 gene encoding uncharacterized protein LOC131259344 encodes MKSFSCVLLLAALVAMVASAPVQEGESRVARQVSGSAANAGAQSFNQGFGFPGHGGHGGHGGFTGSAASAGSQSFSQGAGHGFGGFTGSASSAGAQSFSQGAGGFPGFGGATGSAAGAGSQSFGG; translated from the exons ATGAAGTCCTTCTCGTGTGTGCTGTTGCTGGCAGCCCTTGTGGCCATGGTTGCATCGGCTCCAGTGCAGG AGGGTGAAAGCCGTGTCGCACGGCAGGTGTCCGGCTCTGCGGCCAACGCCGGTGCGCAGTCCTTCAACCAAGGATTCGGATTCCCGGGACACGGCGGACACGGTGGACACGGTGGATTCACCGGATCGGCCGCTTCGGCAGGTAGCCAGTCGTTCAGTCAGGGTGCAGGCCATGGCTTCGGTGGATTCACCGGTTCGGCCTCCTCCGCCGGTGCTCAGTCGTTCTCGCAGGGTGCTGGTGGCTTCCCGGGCTTCGGTGGCGCAACTGGATCGGCCGCCGGCGCCGGCAGCCAGTCGTTCGGAGGATAA
- the LOC131259494 gene encoding uncharacterized protein LOC131259494: MKAFVVFAVAMLATVSAAPYQLILIDEADLPLVRVVRNAPGGGLSGSAANAGAQSFNQGFGGGFPGHGGGLGGLSASAANAGAQSFTQGGSGGHGGFPGFGGLSGSAANAGAQSFNQGGGGHGGFGGLSGSAANAGTQSFTQGGGGGHGGFGGLAGSAANAGAQSFTQGGGGHGGHGGFPGFGGFSGSAANAASQSFTQGGGHGGFGGGLAGSAANAGAQSIVAH, translated from the exons ATGAAGGCGTTTGTGGTGTTTGCCGTTGCCATGCTGGCCACCGTTTCCGCTGCCCCGTATCAGC TGATTCTGATCGACGAGGCCGACCTTCCGTTGGTGCGAGTAGTGCGCAACGCTCCGGGTGGTGGACTGAGTGGCAGTGCGGCCAACGCGGGTGCTCAGTCGTTTAACCAGGGCTTCGGAGGTGGCTTCCCTGGACACGGCGGTGGCTTGGGAGGACTGTCCGCTTCGGCGGCAAACGCTGGTGCCCAGTCGTTCACGCAGGGAGGTTCAGGAGGCCACGGTGGATTCCCCGGATTCGGTGGACTGTCCGGATCGGCGGCTAACGCTGGTGCTCAGTCGTTCAACCAGGGCGGCGGTGGCCATGGAGGATTCGGTGGACTTTCCGGCTCAGCTGCCAACGCCGGCACGCAGTCGTTCACgcaaggtggtggtggtggccatgGAGGCTTCGGTGGACTGGCTGGATCGGCGGCTAACGCTGGTGCGCAGTCGTTCACCCAGGGCGGCGGTGGTCACGGAGGACATGGTGGCTTCCCCGGCTTCGGCGGTTTCTCGGGCTCGGCCGCCAACGCAGCCTCTCAGTCGTTCACCCAGGGTGGTGGCCATGGAGGATTCGGTGGTGGACTGGCCGGATCGGCCGCCAACGCTGGCGCTCAGTCGATTGTCGCACACTAA